The following proteins are encoded in a genomic region of Dyadobacter sp. UC 10:
- the secE gene encoding preprotein translocase subunit SecE: MEKFTSFFKASWEEITQHVTWPPFNELQANTTLVLVGSLIFAFVVGVMDFVFENALKLFYQSF; encoded by the coding sequence ATGGAAAAGTTTACCTCTTTTTTTAAAGCTTCCTGGGAAGAAATCACCCAGCATGTTACCTGGCCTCCATTCAATGAATTGCAGGCTAACACAACTTTGGTGCTCGTGGGTTCGCTCATTTTTGCCTTTGTTGTTGGTGTGATGGATTTCGTTTTTGAGAATGCGCTTAAACTGTTTTACCAGTCTTTCTAA
- the rplK gene encoding 50S ribosomal protein L11, whose translation MAKEIGGYVKLQVKGGQANPSPPIGPALGSKGLNIMEFCKQFNGRTQDKMGVVLPVVITYYKDKSFDFVIKTPPAAILLLEASKVKTGSAQPNRLKVGSVSWDQVRTIAETKMPDLNCFTIDSAMKMIAGTARSMGITVAGKAPWEENN comes from the coding sequence ATGGCAAAAGAAATAGGTGGATACGTCAAACTACAGGTGAAAGGCGGCCAAGCCAATCCTTCACCTCCGATTGGTCCTGCATTAGGATCGAAGGGTTTGAATATCATGGAGTTTTGCAAGCAATTCAATGGCCGTACCCAGGATAAAATGGGTGTGGTATTGCCGGTAGTTATTACATACTATAAGGATAAGTCTTTTGACTTTGTCATCAAGACTCCCCCGGCCGCTATTTTGCTTCTGGAAGCATCAAAAGTGAAGACAGGTTCGGCTCAGCCTAACCGTTTGAAAGTAGGTTCGGTATCATGGGATCAGGTTCGTACGATCGCTGAGACGAAAATGCCGGATTTAAATTGCTTCACAATTGATTCTGCCATGAAAATGATCGCGGGAACGGCTCGTAGTATGGGTATCACTGTGGCAGGCAAAGCCCCGTGGGAAGAAAACAACTAA
- the rplA gene encoding 50S ribosomal protein L1, whose product MGKLTKKQKEALSKYDPNQAYSLEQAADVLKTISYTKFDSSVDIDVRLGVDPRKADQMVRGVVTLPHGTGKEVRVLVLCTPDKEAEAKEAGADYVGLDEYITKIEQGWTDIDVIITMPSVMAKVGRLGKVLGPRGLMPNPKSGTVTPDVAKAVKEVKAGKIDFKVDKTGIIHTSVGKVSFGTDQLAQNAQEVINTLVRLKPSSAKGTYVKSIHLSSTMSPGVVIDKNTIPGL is encoded by the coding sequence ATGGGAAAACTGACCAAAAAGCAAAAAGAGGCTCTTTCGAAATACGACCCAAATCAGGCTTACTCTTTGGAGCAGGCAGCGGACGTTCTTAAAACGATTTCCTATACCAAATTTGATTCTTCAGTTGACATCGACGTTCGTTTAGGCGTTGATCCTCGTAAAGCAGATCAAATGGTACGTGGCGTGGTAACATTGCCACACGGAACCGGAAAAGAAGTACGCGTTTTGGTTCTCTGTACTCCCGATAAGGAGGCAGAAGCGAAAGAGGCAGGAGCAGATTACGTTGGTCTTGATGAGTATATCACTAAGATAGAACAAGGCTGGACTGACATTGACGTAATTATCACAATGCCGAGTGTGATGGCAAAAGTGGGACGGTTAGGTAAAGTATTAGGTCCTCGCGGATTGATGCCGAACCCTAAATCAGGAACTGTAACTCCCGATGTAGCGAAAGCTGTGAAAGAAGTAAAAGCAGGTAAGATTGATTTTAAGGTTGATAAAACCGGAATTATACATACCAGCGTTGGAAAAGTTTCTTTTGGAACTGATCAGCTTGCACAGAATGCACAGGAAGTTATTAACACTTTGGTGCGCCTAAAGCCTTCTTCGGCAAAAGGTACTTACGTAAAGAGCATTCACTTGTCTAGTACGATGAGCCCGGGTGTTGTTATTGATAAAAACACGATTCCAGGATTATAA
- the tuf gene encoding elongation factor Tu, with amino-acid sequence MAKETFDRSKPHVNIGTIGHVDHGKTTLTAAITTVLADKGFAQKRDFSSIDNAPEEKERGITINTSHVEYQTANRHYAHVDCPGHADYVKNMVTGAAQMDGAIIVVAATDGPMPQTREHILLARQVGVPQLVVFMNKVDMVDDPELLELVEMEIRELLSFYEYDGDNIPVIQGSALGGLNGEPKWVKTIEDLMDAVDSYIPIPPRMTDLPFLMPVEDVFSITGRGTVATGRIERGVINSGDPVDILGMGAEGLKSTVTGVEMFRKILDRGEAGDNVGLLLRGINKEDIRRGMVICKPGSVKPHAAFKGEVYVLSKEEGGRHTPFFNKYRPQFYFRTTDVTGEITLPAGVEMVMPGDNITIEVKLINKIAMEKGLRFAIREGGRTVGAGQVTEILD; translated from the coding sequence ATGGCAAAAGAGACGTTTGACCGCTCGAAACCCCACGTAAATATCGGTACTATCGGGCACGTTGACCACGGTAAAACCACCCTTACGGCAGCAATTACAACTGTTCTTGCTGACAAAGGTTTCGCACAAAAACGCGATTTCTCATCAATCGACAATGCTCCTGAAGAGAAAGAGCGTGGTATCACCATCAATACTTCGCACGTAGAATACCAAACAGCCAATCGTCACTATGCGCACGTTGACTGTCCAGGTCACGCTGACTATGTGAAGAACATGGTAACTGGTGCTGCACAGATGGATGGCGCGATCATCGTAGTTGCTGCTACTGATGGACCGATGCCACAAACTCGTGAGCACATCCTTCTTGCTCGTCAGGTAGGTGTTCCTCAACTTGTAGTATTCATGAATAAAGTGGATATGGTTGATGATCCTGAGCTTCTTGAGCTTGTTGAAATGGAAATTCGTGAGCTATTAAGCTTCTACGAATATGATGGTGACAACATTCCGGTAATCCAGGGTTCTGCTTTGGGTGGCTTGAATGGCGAACCAAAATGGGTTAAGACCATTGAAGATCTGATGGATGCAGTTGATAGCTACATTCCAATTCCTCCACGTATGACAGATCTTCCATTCTTGATGCCTGTTGAAGATGTATTCTCGATCACTGGTCGTGGTACTGTTGCAACTGGTCGTATCGAGCGTGGTGTGATCAACTCTGGTGATCCAGTAGATATCTTGGGTATGGGTGCAGAAGGTCTTAAATCTACCGTAACTGGTGTTGAGATGTTCCGTAAGATTCTTGACCGTGGAGAAGCTGGTGACAACGTTGGTCTTCTTCTTCGTGGTATTAACAAAGAAGATATCCGTCGTGGAATGGTAATTTGCAAGCCAGGTTCAGTAAAACCTCACGCTGCATTTAAAGGCGAAGTTTACGTTCTTTCGAAAGAAGAAGGTGGTCGTCACACTCCATTCTTCAACAAATACCGTCCTCAGTTCTACTTCCGTACCACAGACGTAACTGGCGAGATTACACTTCCAGCTGGTGTTGAAATGGTTATGCCAGGTGACAACATCACTATCGAAGTGAAATTGATCAACAAGATCGCTATGGAGAAAGGTCTTCGTTTCGCGATTCGTGAAGGTGGACGTACCGTAGGTGCAGGTCAGGTAACTGAAATTCTTGACTAA
- the nusG gene encoding transcription termination/antitermination protein NusG, whose protein sequence is MSSLNWFVLRAVSGQEKKIKSYIENEITRQKLNEFVPQILIPSEKIYEMRNGKKRVREKNFFPGYIIISADLSKGEVLHIITSIPGVIGFLGNAEGNSKVPVPLRQSEINRILGKVDEAEQHEEAPSMSFIKGETVKVVDGPFSGFIGLVEEVFDEKKKLNVVVKIFGRNTPVELSYAQVEKDS, encoded by the coding sequence ATGAGTAGTCTAAATTGGTTTGTGTTGCGGGCAGTGTCGGGACAAGAGAAAAAAATCAAGTCTTACATTGAAAATGAGATAACACGGCAAAAATTAAATGAATTCGTTCCGCAGATCCTGATTCCTTCTGAGAAGATTTACGAAATGCGTAACGGAAAGAAAAGGGTCAGGGAGAAGAATTTTTTCCCGGGCTATATTATTATCTCCGCCGACCTTTCAAAAGGAGAAGTACTCCATATTATCACAAGCATTCCGGGAGTTATCGGTTTTCTTGGTAACGCCGAAGGAAATTCAAAAGTACCTGTTCCATTAAGGCAATCTGAAATCAATAGAATTTTAGGTAAGGTTGATGAAGCAGAACAGCACGAAGAGGCCCCAAGCATGTCCTTTATAAAAGGAGAAACCGTGAAAGTGGTAGACGGGCCTTTCAGCGGATTTATCGGTTTGGTGGAAGAGGTATTTGATGAGAAGAAAAAACTCAATGTAGTTGTAAAAATATTCGGGCGTAATACACCCGTGGAACTCAGTTACGCACAAGTAGAAAAGGATAGTTGA